In Methanotorris formicicus Mc-S-70, a single window of DNA contains:
- a CDS encoding transposase: MWYYGYKATYITDGLYLMLISINPANQHDLDILKENFRGFVREFMNCSIIGDKGYIDKGFENLLRQGKVYFEAIKRN, encoded by the coding sequence CTGTGGTATTATGGATACAAAGCAACTTATATTACCGATGGGTTGTATCTAATGTTGATATCCATAAATCCTGCAAATCAGCATGATTTGGACATTCTAAAAGAAAATTTTAGAGGGTTTGTTCGGGAATTTATGAACTGCAGTATAATCGGAGACAAAGGATATATAGATAAGGGCTTCGAAAACTTATTAAGGCAGGGGAAAGTTTATTTCGAAGCGATAAAAAGAAATTAG